From Micromonospora sp. NBC_01699, a single genomic window includes:
- a CDS encoding LCP family protein, with amino-acid sequence MWTKVLVATGSLLLVMSGGAYALTRVAIDKATSKITQATLLDGEAVALPAETPGPTGKKIDGALNLLLVGIDVRPDWDAGARSDTIMIVHIPASHDQAYLISIPRDWRVPIPANPATNYRGGTDKINAAFEFGYRGEGTEIEKRARGFKLLARTLNKQTGITFNGAALIDFQGFQAVIRALGGVDMCIDQRASSIHYAYDRKGKIVPIKFDEASRRVFDLPPGGKVVVHEVGCRPMSAELALDYARIRYGLPKTDYDRQRHQQQLIKAMVKKATSAGVLTDLGKIDRVITAAGKAFILDTQGVSMADFLFTLKGVAANDMTVLRTNQGNFAEVKINGISYQKLTAESMSMLHAARDGTLPEFVRAHPDVVAPKNE; translated from the coding sequence GTGTGGACGAAGGTGCTGGTCGCCACGGGGTCCCTGCTGCTGGTGATGAGCGGCGGGGCGTACGCGCTGACCAGGGTCGCGATCGACAAGGCGACCTCGAAGATCACCCAGGCCACCCTGCTCGACGGGGAGGCGGTGGCGCTGCCGGCGGAGACCCCCGGCCCGACCGGGAAGAAGATCGACGGGGCGCTGAACCTGCTCCTGGTCGGCATCGACGTGCGGCCGGACTGGGACGCCGGGGCCCGGTCCGACACGATCATGATCGTGCACATCCCGGCCAGCCACGACCAGGCGTACCTGATCTCGATTCCCCGGGACTGGCGGGTGCCGATCCCGGCGAACCCGGCGACCAACTACCGAGGTGGCACCGACAAGATCAACGCGGCGTTCGAGTTCGGCTACCGGGGCGAGGGTACGGAGATCGAGAAGCGGGCCCGTGGGTTCAAGCTGCTCGCCCGTACGTTGAACAAGCAGACCGGGATCACCTTCAACGGCGCCGCGCTGATCGACTTCCAGGGCTTCCAGGCGGTCATCCGGGCCCTGGGCGGCGTCGACATGTGCATCGACCAGCGCGCCTCCTCGATCCACTACGCGTACGACCGCAAGGGCAAGATCGTGCCGATCAAGTTCGACGAGGCGTCGCGCAGGGTCTTCGACCTGCCGCCGGGCGGGAAGGTCGTCGTGCACGAGGTCGGCTGCCGACCGATGTCGGCGGAGCTCGCCCTCGACTACGCCCGGATCCGGTACGGCCTGCCGAAGACCGACTACGACCGGCAGCGCCATCAGCAGCAGCTCATCAAGGCCATGGTCAAGAAGGCGACCAGCGCCGGTGTGCTCACCGACCTCGGCAAGATCGACCGGGTGATCACCGCCGCCGGTAAGGCGTTCATCCTCGACACCCAGGGCGTGTCCATGGCGGACTTCCTGTTCACCCTGAAGGGCGTCGCCGCCAACGACATGACCGTACTCAGGACGAACCAGGGCAACTTTGCCGAAGTGAAGATCAACGGCATCTCGTACCAGAAGCTCACCGCCGAGTCGATGAGCATGCTGCACGCGGCGCGCGACGGCACCCTGCCCGAGTTCGTCCGCGCCCACCCGGACGTGGTCGCACCGAAGAATGAGTGA
- a CDS encoding DedA family protein: MPTPTTTLALGPQFLDPEWLISTFGLLGILAIVFAESGLLIGFFLPGDSLLFTTGLLTSDGQYITYPIWLVCLLITIAAIAGDQVGYLFGRRVGPALFRRPNSRLFKQENLLKAHEFFDKYGARSIVLARFVPIVRTFTPIVAGVSKMNYRTFVIYNVIGGALWGTGVTLLGYFLGQIDFVKEHIEIILILIVVISVVPIIIELLRARLAARRGTTPAEQAALDEAARESQQHRP, encoded by the coding sequence GTGCCGACGCCCACCACCACGCTGGCCCTGGGGCCTCAGTTCCTCGACCCGGAGTGGCTGATCTCGACCTTCGGGCTGCTCGGCATCCTGGCCATCGTCTTCGCCGAGTCCGGGCTGCTCATCGGGTTCTTCCTGCCCGGCGACTCGCTGCTGTTCACCACCGGCCTGCTGACCTCGGACGGGCAGTACATCACGTACCCGATCTGGCTGGTCTGCCTGCTGATCACGATCGCGGCGATCGCCGGTGACCAGGTGGGTTACCTGTTCGGCCGGCGGGTCGGCCCGGCGCTGTTCCGCCGCCCGAACTCACGCCTGTTCAAGCAGGAGAACCTGCTCAAGGCGCACGAGTTCTTCGACAAGTACGGCGCGCGGTCGATCGTGCTGGCCCGATTCGTGCCGATCGTACGGACCTTCACCCCGATCGTGGCCGGGGTGAGCAAGATGAACTACCGCACGTTCGTGATCTACAACGTGATCGGCGGCGCCCTCTGGGGCACCGGGGTCACCCTGCTCGGCTACTTCCTCGGCCAGATCGACTTCGTCAAGGAACACATCGAGATCATCCTGATCCTGATCGTGGTCATCTCGGTCGTACCGATCATCATCGAGCTGCTCCGGGCCCGGCTGGCCGCCCGTCGCGGCACCACCCCGGCCGAGCAGGCCGCGTTGGACGAGGCCGCCCGGGAGAGCCAGCAGCACCGCCCCTGA
- a CDS encoding class II aldolase/adducin family protein gives MNDDLTGDLRAQLARVGRDVVRSGLVVGSGGNLSVRLPGTDSCWVTAAGTWLDRLDRSDFVRVGITDGTVHADGAADGGVPTSELALHLATYRARPDVRAIVHLHPQHALLLDALGVAIRLVTTDHAFYLRRVVRVPFRPPGSAELADLAAAAVADGTNCVVLSRHGCSVLADSVELAHKRAVNLEEAARLTYHALVAGRLDDLTELPPDLLDRI, from the coding sequence GTGAACGACGACCTCACCGGTGACCTGCGTGCGCAGCTCGCCCGGGTCGGCCGCGATGTGGTGCGGTCCGGCCTCGTCGTGGGCTCCGGCGGAAACCTTTCCGTCCGGCTACCCGGTACGGATTCGTGCTGGGTCACCGCGGCCGGCACCTGGTTGGACCGGCTCGACCGGTCCGACTTCGTGCGGGTCGGCATCACCGACGGCACCGTGCACGCCGACGGTGCCGCCGACGGCGGCGTGCCGACGAGTGAGTTGGCGCTGCACCTCGCCACCTACCGCGCCCGCCCGGACGTACGGGCGATCGTGCACCTGCACCCGCAGCATGCCCTGCTGCTCGACGCCCTCGGCGTGGCCATCCGGCTGGTCACCACCGATCATGCCTTCTACCTGCGCCGGGTGGTCCGGGTGCCGTTCCGGCCGCCGGGTTCGGCGGAGCTGGCGGACCTCGCCGCCGCGGCGGTGGCCGACGGCACCAACTGCGTGGTGTTGAGCCGGCACGGCTGCTCGGTGCTGGCCGACAGCGTGGAACTGGCGCACAAGCGGGCGGTCAATCTCGAAGAAGCGGCCCGGCTGACCTATCACGCCCTGGTCGCCGGTCGGCTCGACGACCTGACCGAGCTTCCGCCCGACCTGCTCGACCGGATCTGA